In one Coccinella septempunctata chromosome 6, icCocSept1.1, whole genome shotgun sequence genomic region, the following are encoded:
- the LOC123314726 gene encoding peptidase inhibitor 15-like: MFSVLDILILSLILDQHMLMLQVSMQPNFFPFCHNNSYCQTDCVCQKELNCSLLAMDDTARNLILLYHNQIREQTTMYEPQPSGMTLLGYDLNLEQISVCWASKCINQYTYCFLTPEYSTTSQSVIQVFLKTGATPDIAIWMQELNRMTPSINPFDMSTISHNFAQIISDQVLSLGCSWSLSHSDLLTFVCTYGPSGARDDEMVYQAGLPCSSCPVQYACDNLDPFPTLCKPQMESDYFVSSEDEQEAFRTDSRAWNTPPRLPLHPAMIASPPPLPPPPQFPPTLSTTTPTTTTTPTTTTTPTAPTSEESSTYMVPGEKKTGNETDDEARREKRRHDLIVLGIMLSLLTLALISAIASACIYTHGFGCR; encoded by the coding sequence atgttttcagttttggatatTCTAATATTAAGTTTAATATTGGACCAACACATGCTGATGCTTCAAGTATCGATGCAACCAAATTTCTTTCCGTTCTGCCACAACAACAGTTACTGTCAGACCGACTGTGTTTGTCAGAAAGAACTGAATTGCAGCTTATTAGCCATGGACGATACGGCCAGGAATTTGATACTGCTTTATCATAACCAGATCAGAGAACAGACCACAATGTATGAACCACAACCAAGCGGTATGACCTTGCTGGGATACGACTTGAACTTGGAACAGATCTCTGTGTGTTGGGCTTCCAAATGCATCAACCAATACACTTATTGTTTTTTAACGCCAGAATACTCGACAACTTCGCAGTCAGTGATTCAAGTCTTTCTGAAAACAGGAGCAACACCGGACATAGCCATATGGATGCAAGAACTGAACAGAATGACCCCAAGCATCAATCCTTTCGATATGAGCACAATTTCTCACAATTTCGCACAAATCATCAGCGATCAAGTACTATCATTGGGATGTTCTTGGAGTTTATCTCATTCGGATCTTTTGACTTTCGTTTGCACTTATGGACCAAGCGGTGCCAGAGATGATGAAATGGTTTATCAAGCCGGTCTTCCTTGTTCCTCCTGTCCTGTTCAATATGCATGTGATAACCTGGATCCTTTTCCCACATTATGTAAGCCCCAAATGGAGTCGGATTATTTTGTATCTTCAGAAGACGAACAGGAGGCCTTTAGGACTGATTCAAGAGCGTGGAACACACCACCTCGACTACCCTTGCATCCAGCAATGATAGCAAGTCCACCTCCACTTCCCCCTCCTCCCCAATTCCCCCCTACTTTATCAACTACAACTCCAACTACAACCACAACTCCAACTACCACCACAACTCCGACTGCTCCCACATCAGAGGAATCATCGACATATATGGTGCcaggtgaaaaaaaaactggCAACGAAACTGATGATGAAGCAAGAAGGGAAAAAAGAAGACATGATCTGATAGTATTGGGCATCATGTTGTCACTGCTGACTCTTGCACTCATTTCGGCAATCGCCAGTGCTTGCATATACACTCATGGATTTGGATGTCGATAG
- the LOC123316044 gene encoding uncharacterized protein LOC123316044 → MFLVSSAMAFFSFLQNLPIFAEPFVPKFHPYCYSSNYCREACSCSGSKCILLPLNDVTRAEILLHHNKIRNLQTKNLPQPSGLALLEYDLELEEISSCWASRCEDTVSDCFRTPRFSTVSQTVGQIILEEDDLPDAEQWTQIMNTWLVLLEELPLEMLYVAGENNLSEHNLAQILSDKILFVGCAWSISNGWVFFVCSYGPKGPSPGEEIYKVGEHCSTCPEGYECFADEPLERLCKSESYKDMERTEKTDDEIEERNEGFSRHKPKFFRIRSPRAGKQIATKKRRRDGLQIVIGTSVFIVLSLFFALFGAYSFIMSRIYTEPFSTEEIQKCFNLTEWLSGAVRSGFIVVVSVGGRKRLLGVVCGLECVGHRLSLSVGSFGNREGGREGGFKRSRGLVVSEESSGNLKGGREGGREVGAAGTTMASKNGVEYSSKLMKPSFIPYCTTRDRCQPACSCEILPNCELLNMDNTTRESILFYHNQIRGIQTRAEPQPGGMAMLKYDDQLEELSKCWAARCENDYSECFLSPNYPETSMSVTQLQLGKGQNPTNILWIQVINHWLGNTKYLSVETINSMPAGEKGEILRNYAQLMCDRILSIGCAWSKTEEILTCVCTYGPRGPMQGEPIYRAGTPCTLCPKNYACDNEKPFENLCKEVTPTTPEVLETPPSPPPSPSRKNYNIMRSQYLPPRLRSDRIRVRSQSIPDEEQLEIEYEPPQQSPDIELVAQFEPMQDSRPPPYLVEENVTEDPIPPYPPHLPPEPSEYPTPNTSPRPTQGHAPQPPPALPKRPGTSNWIPPPPPLPHLPLRDIPEDKKNVSAILTTTGLSAQTTIQEQMRPIFLYTALTCLYSSFYTLALDIVKPDYVPYCTTRDKCKIACSCQMATNCSVLELDDGARKSILNYHNQIRDIQSRGEPEPGGMTMLQYEDDLEQVSKCWAARCEDEYSECFITPRFNETSQAVVQITLQEGNEPKVTLLMQMMNFWLGQAKAISAEMLSDIPAGAEGEKIHNFAQLLSDRIRYVGCAWSRLDQVVTFVCSYGPRGPIQGESIYKIGRPCSLCPENYACDNVKPFSRLCKQVPGYPPTVATPPSPPPMPSTPLETAPPFPPPSPPQTTTTEITVPPSLPPFQTQPVIIPVPQSPPTLPSVVTARTCPLNQAPPLQLPQSPPALPEAQPLPPQTPPPNLPQAPPVAQTLPPLAPQVAPPMLPQTPPAVPQSPQGVQPMLPPVPAQPMQEAPPMLPSAPLDLPGPPPMPPLTPPQGPPPSPPRVPSYGNVRFLPISPNPPPIPPRTPSMTYQGTYPGYQQQSFPSLRSRGREPPFPPQIPLAERLVREDVFDVFDVQPPVPPINIQTQTYLPPQPPQPPPLPHLFIGTSAPRPRPSFEQSQTPPPPPPPHTFIGTPPPLPKIPSPPPPKPFPPPMRPPYLPEPPDDSDEKPRYLPNIPHQVLPHQFGHPMPPPRLPHAPNM, encoded by the exons ATGTTCCTGGTATCTTCGGCAATGGCCTTTTTCTCGTTTCTTCAAAACCTGCCAATTTTTGCCGAACCTTTTGTAcctaagttccacccctattgtTACAGCTCAAACTATTGCAGAGAAGCTTGTTCCTGCTCTGGATCCAAGTGTATCCTCCTACCCTTAAACGACGTCACCAGGGCAGAAATTCTCCTCCACCACAACAAAATCAGGAACCTCCAAACGAAAAACCTTCCACAACCATCTGGGCTTGCTCTTCTCGAGTACGACCTGGAGCTGGAAGAGATTTCATCCTGCTGGGCTTCCAGATGCGAAGACACAGTTTCCGACTGTTTCAGAACTCCCAGATTTTCCACAGTGTCACAAACTGTCGGACAAATCATCCTTGAAGAAGACGATTTACCAGATGCCGAGCAATGGACACAGATCATGAACACTTGGCTGGTCCTTCTGGAGGAGCTGCCCTTGGAGATGCTGTACGTCGCTGGGGAAAACAATTTATCTGAGCACAATTTGGCGCAAATTCTGAGCGATAAAATACTATTCGTCGGTTGCGCTTGGAGCATCTCCAACGGCTGGGTTTTCTTCGTTTGTTCTTATGGACCAAAGGGTCCTTCGCCAGGTGAGGAGATCTATAAGGTTGGAGAACACTGTTCAACATGCCCGGAAGGTTACGAATGTTTCGCAGATGAACCACTGGAGAGGCTTTGCAAGTCCGAATCTTACAAGGATATGGAGAGAACAGAGAAAACTGATGATGAGattgaggaaagaaatgaaGGTTTTTCTCGACACAAACCCAAATTTTTCAGAATTAGATCTCCACGGGCTGGAAAACAGATAGCAACGAAAAAAAGGAGGAGAGATGGCCTACAAATCGTTATTGGCACTAGTGTTTTTATAGTGTTGTCCTTATTTTTTGCATTATTCGGTGCGTATTCTTTCATAATGTCAAGGATATATACTGAGCCGTTTT CTACTGAAGAAATACAGAAATGTTTCAATCTCACCGAATGGCTCTCTGGAGCAGTTCGTAGTGGTTTTATTGTGGTTGTTTCTGTTGGCGGAAGAAAAAGACTACTTGGTGTAGTTTGCGGCCTTGAATGTGTGGGCCATAGATTATCTTTGTCGGTAGGGTCGTTTGGAAATCGTGAAGGTGGAAGGGAGGGAGGTTTCAAAAGGTCAAGGGGCTTAGTTGTATCAGAAGAATCGTCTGGAAACCTAAAAGGAGGAAGGGAAGGAGGGAGAGAGGTTGGTGCTGCAGGTACCACCATGGCTTCCAAGAACGGTGTTGAATACTCCTCA AAACTGATGAAGCCAAGTTTCATACCATATTGCACAACAAGGGACAGATGTCAACCAGCATGCTCGTGTGAAATTTTACCTAACTGCGAATTGTTGAATATGGATAACACCACCAGAGAATCTATTTTATTCTATCACAACCAGATAAGGGGCATACAGACTAGGGCTGAACCCCAACCCGGTGGTATGGCAATGTTGAAGTACGACGATCAACTAGAAGAATTATCCAAATGCTGGGCAGCCAGATGCGAAAACGATTATTCGGAATGTTTTCTGTCTCCAAACTACCCTGAAACCTCCATGTCAGTCACCCAACTCCAACTGGGCAAGGGGCAAAACCCCACAAATATTTTATGGATACAAGTGATAAATCACTGGTTGGGAAACACAAAATATCTGTCTGTCGAAACGATCAATAGTATGCCGGCAGGAGAAAAAGGCGAAATTTTGAGAAACTACGCTCAACTCATGTGTGACAGGATATTGTCCATAGGGTGTGCTTGGAGTAAAACCGAAGAGATTTTGACATGCGTCTGTACTTACGGACCAAGAGGCCCCATGCAAGGAGAACCGATATATAGGGCTGGAACACCTTGTACTTTATGTCCTAAGAACTACGCATGCGATAACGAGAAACCGTTCGAGAACTTATGCAAAGAAGTCACGCCAACAACCCCAGAAGTTTTAGAGACTCCCCCATCACCTCCTCCCAGCCCTTCCAGgaaaaattataatataatgaGATCACAATATCTCCCACCACGCTTGCGTTCAGACAGAATACGAGTGCGATCGCAGTCGATACCAGATGAGGAACAATTAGAAATAGAATACGAGCCCCCACAGCAATCTCCAGACATAGAGTTGGTGGCCCAATTCGAACCAATGCAGGATTCTCGACCTCCTCCGTATCTCGTAGAAGAAAATGTCACAGAAGATCCAATACCTCCATACCCACCTCATTTGCCACCAGAACCGTCGGAATACCCAACTCCAAACACCTCACCTAGACCAACACAAGGACACGCTCCTCAGCCACCTCCAGCTTTGCCTAAACGACCAGGAACATCGAATTGGATACCACCACCACCTCCCTTGCCCCATTTGCCACTGCGCGACATACCTGAGGATAAAAAGAACGTTTCAGCTATTCTGACAACAACTGGATTATCGGCGCAAAC AACGATTCAGGAACAAATGCGACCAATTTTTCTCTACACGGCACTGACATGTTTGTATTCGAGCTTTTATACTCTCGCATTAGATATAGTAAAACCCGACTATGTACCCTATTGTACAACGAGGGATAAGTGCAAGATAGCTTGCAGCTGTCAAATGGCTACGAATTGTTCGGTACTAGAGTTGGACGATGGAGCAAGAAAGAGTATTCTCAACTACCACAATCAGATAAGAGATATCCAGAGTCGTGGAGAGCCCGAACCGGGTGGAATGACAATGTTACAGTACGAAGATGATCTGGAACAAGTATCGAAATGCTGGGCAGCAAGATGCGAAGACGAATATTCCGAATGCTTCATCACGCCCAGATTCAACGAGACCTCCCAGGCTGTCGTACAAATCACGTTACAAGAAGGCAATGAGCCGAAAGTGACTCTGCTGATGCAAATGATGAACTTTTGGCTCGGACAAGCTAAAGCTATCTCAGCGGAAATGTTGAGCGACATACCTGCTGGAGCAGAAGgtgaaaaaattcataatttcgCGCAGTTACTCAGCGATCGTATACGTTATGTGGGATGTGCGTGGAGTAGATTGGATCAAGTGGTCACTTTCGTGTGTAGTTACGGTCCCAGAGGTCCGATACAAGGTGAATCTATCTATAAAATAGGAAGGCCGTGTTCACTGTGTCCCGAGAATTACGCTTGCGATAATGTGAAACCTTTCTCTCGGCTATGTAAACAAGTACCTGGGTATCCTCCGACTGTTGCAACTCCACCCTCACCTCCACCAATGCCGTCGACGCCGTTAGAAACAGCACCACCTTTTCCTCCACCGAGTCCACCTCAGACTACAACAACTGAAATCACGGTTCCACCCAGTCTTCCTCCGTTTCAAACGCAACCTGTTATTATTCCTGTTCCCCAGTCTCCACCAACGCTTCCTTCTGTCGTGACCGCCCGAACTTGTCCATTGAACCAGGCCCCTCCTCTTCAGCTTCCGCAGTCACCTCCTGCTTTACCTGAAGCTCAACCATTACCTCCCCAAACTCCACCGCCAAATCTTCCGCAAGCTCCGCCGGTTGCACAAACTTTGCCGCCACTAGCTCCTCAAGTTGCTCCACCGATGCTACCGCAGACACCTCCGGCCGTACCACAATCCCCACAAGGTGTTCAGCCCATGTTACCCCCAGTACCCGCACAACCGATGCAGGAAGCTCCTCCGATGCTACCGAGTGCGCCTCTAGACCTACCTGGTCCTCCGCCAATGCCACCACTTACACCTCCGCAAGGACCTCCACCAAGCCCACCAAGAGTTCCATCTTACGGAAACGTTCGTTTCCTCCCGATTTCGCCAAACCCACCACCTATACCTCCAAGAACGCCTTCTATGACATACCAAGGGACATATCCAGGTTACCAACAACAATCATTTCCGTCCCTGAGATCGAGAGGAAGAGAGCCACCATTCCCTCCCCAGATTCCCCTAGCAGAAAGATTGGTACGGGAAGACGTATTCGATGTATTCGACGTACAACCTCCTGTACCACCAATTAATATACAAACTCAGACTTATTTACCCCCACAACCACCACAACCCCCACCCTTACCTCATTTGTTTATTGGGACATCTGCTCCTCGACCACGACCGTCGTTTGAGCAATCCCAAACGCCACCTCCACCACCACCTCCTCATACTTTTATAGGAACTCCACCACCACTTCCCAAAATTCCTTCACCGCCTCCACCTAAGCCTTTTCCACCACCAATGAGACCACCTTACCTTCCGGAACCACCAGACGATTCCGACGAGAAACCTCGGTATTTACCAAATATACCTCATCAAGTACTACCTCACCAATTTGGGCATCCTATGCCTCCTCCACGATTACCACACGCACCAAATATGTGA
- the LOC123314717 gene encoding peptidase inhibitor 16-like produces MQLNALLLLQLMFILHEASSLKKLMKPSFIPYCTTRDRCQPACSCEILPNCELLNMDNTTRESILFYHNQIRGIQTRAEPQPGGMAMLKYDDQLEELSKCWAARCENDYSECFLSPNYPETSMSVTQLQLGKGQNPTNILWIQVINHWLGNTKYLSVETINSMPAGEKGEILRNYAQLMCDRILSIGCAWSKTEEILTCVCTYGPRGPMQGEPIYRAGTPCTLCPKNYACDNEKPFENLCKEVTPTTPEVLETPPSPPPSPSRKNYNIMRSQYLPPRLRSDRIRVRSQSIPDEEQLEIEYEPPQQSPDIELVAQFEPMQDSRPPPYLVEENVTEDPIPPYPPHLPPEPSEYPTPNTSPRPTQGHAPQPPPALPKRPGTSNWIPPPPPLPHLPLRDIPEDKKNVSAILTTTGLSAQTLPQLLNPSRVPMNTPPSHVPERNVVATREQPPVRRYHRRSSSSRIASANVMIYITLLIALHNT; encoded by the coding sequence atgcaACTAAATGCTCTGCTACTATTACAACTCATGTTTATTCTTCACGAGGCTTCATCCTTGAAGAAACTGATGAAGCCAAGTTTCATACCATATTGCACAACAAGGGACAGATGTCAACCAGCATGCTCGTGTGAAATTTTACCTAACTGCGAATTGTTGAATATGGATAACACCACCAGAGAATCTATTTTATTCTATCACAACCAGATAAGGGGCATACAGACTAGGGCTGAACCCCAACCCGGTGGTATGGCAATGTTGAAGTACGACGATCAACTAGAAGAATTATCCAAATGCTGGGCAGCCAGATGCGAAAACGATTATTCGGAATGTTTTCTGTCTCCAAACTACCCTGAAACCTCCATGTCAGTCACCCAACTCCAACTGGGCAAGGGGCAAAACCCCACAAATATTTTATGGATACAAGTGATAAATCACTGGTTGGGAAACACAAAATATCTGTCTGTCGAAACGATCAATAGTATGCCGGCAGGAGAAAAAGGCGAAATTTTGAGAAACTACGCTCAACTCATGTGTGACAGGATATTGTCCATAGGGTGTGCTTGGAGTAAAACCGAAGAGATTTTGACATGCGTCTGTACTTACGGACCAAGAGGCCCCATGCAAGGAGAACCGATATATAGGGCTGGAACACCTTGTACTTTATGTCCTAAGAACTACGCATGCGATAACGAGAAACCGTTCGAGAACTTATGCAAAGAAGTCACGCCAACAACCCCAGAAGTTTTAGAGACTCCCCCATCACCTCCTCCCAGCCCTTCCAGgaaaaattataatataatgaGATCACAATATCTCCCACCACGCTTGCGTTCAGACAGAATACGAGTGCGATCGCAGTCGATACCAGATGAGGAACAATTAGAAATAGAATACGAGCCCCCACAGCAATCTCCAGACATAGAGTTGGTGGCCCAATTCGAACCAATGCAGGATTCTCGACCTCCTCCGTATCTCGTAGAAGAAAATGTCACAGAAGATCCAATACCTCCATACCCACCTCATTTGCCACCAGAACCGTCGGAATACCCAACTCCAAACACCTCACCTAGACCAACACAAGGACACGCTCCTCAGCCACCTCCAGCTTTGCCTAAACGACCAGGAACATCGAATTGGATACCACCACCACCTCCCTTGCCCCATTTGCCACTGCGCGACATACCTGAGGATAAAAAGAACGTTTCAGCTATTCTGACAACAACTGGATTATCGGCGCAAACGTTACCCCAACTTCTGAATCCATCACGGGTACCTATGAACACTCCACCCTCACATGTACCTGAACGGAATGTGGTAGCAACAAGGGAACAGCCGCCGGTCAGAAGATATCATAGGAGATCGAGTTCTAGCCGGATCGCATCGGCAAATGTGATGATTTACATAACTTTACTCATTGCACTTCACAATACATAA
- the LOC123314724 gene encoding ancylostoma secreted protein-like: MRIAFSTLNICLIFFLDGCLMNEILRPSFYPYCTTREKCQPACICEVYPNCVLLTMDETIRSSILFYHNQIRDIQCAAEPEPSGLTLLEYDMELEEISNCWAARCDDEYSECFVTSRFYETTQSVIQLVLAEGQQPSVFIWMQVMNEWLGQIRTLPAEIIQNFPGGEVGEKLHNYAQLISDRILAIGCAWSLLNNVLTLVCTYGPRGPMQGEAVYKTGYPCSLCPGGYACDYMKPFEQLCKLRIYSAALTVQEQMPRYQTPLPPPFPPFPPKTEVTEEYSTPFLEAMVVPAAPTSLPPSLPPFRFPDDSSDTTKPLDLLKPPSLPPSRFPNDPTDKDNLWPTHSRPQTTPSSLFLPPTETTTIKPLRTAPESHSVRLKHFCISSVAIGFIINILL; the protein is encoded by the coding sequence ATGCGGATAGCGTTTTCTACATTGAACatttgtttgatttttttcttggaCGGTTGCCttatgaatgaaatattaaGACCTAGCTTCTATCCCTATTGCACGACGAGAGAAAAATGCCAGCCTGCCTGCATCTGCGAGGTTTACCCCAACTGTGTATTATTGACCATGGACGAAACCATCAGAAGCAGCATTTTATTCTACCACAACCAAATTCGGGATATCCAGTGTGCTGCGGAACCCGAACCATCTGGTTTGACTTTACTCGAATACGACATGGAATTGGAAGAAATATCGAACTGCTGGGCTGCAAGATGTGACGACGAGTACTCGGAATGTTTTGTCACCTCTAGGTTCTACGAAACAACTCAATCCGTCATCCAGTTGGTCCTTGCGGAAGGGCAACAACCAAGCGTGTTCATCTGGATGCAAGTGATGAATGAATGGCTGGGGCAGATAAGGACGTTGCCTGCAGAGATCATCCAGAATTTTCCAGGTGGTGAAGTGGGAGAAAAATTGCACAACTACGCTCAACTCATCAGTGACAGAATACTCGCGATTGGATGCGCTTGGAGTTTACTGAACAACGTGCTCACTCTTGTTTGTACCTATGGTCCCAGAGGTCCGATGCAGGGAGAAGCTGTATATAAAACGGGATACCCGTGTTCACTTTGTCCAGGAGGCTATGCTTGTGACTACATGAAACCTTTTGAACAATTGTGTAAACTTAGGATATATTCCGCGGCTCTGACGGTACAAGAACAAATGCCTCGGTATCAGACACCGCTACCTCCTCCCTTCCCTCCTTTTCCTCCCAAAACAGAGGTTACTGAGGAGTATTCAACACCGTTCTTGGAAGCCATGGTGGTACCTGCAGCACCAACCTCTCTCCCTCCTTCCCTTCCTCCTTTTAGGTTTCCAGACGATTCTTCTGATACAACTAAGCCCCTTGACCTTTTGAAACCTCCCTCCCTTCCACCTTCACGATTTCCAAACGACCCTACCGACAAAGATAATCTATGGCCCACACATTCAAGGCCGCAAACTACACCAAGTAGTCTTTTTCTTCCGCCAACAGAAACAACCACAATAAAACCACTACGAACTGCTCCAGAGAGCCATTCGGTGAGATTGAAACATTTCTGTATTTCTTCAGTAGCTATTGGTTTCATTATAAATATATTACTTTAA